Below is a window of Candidatus Kaelpia aquatica DNA.
ATATTTTTATTGCCATCTTAATTATTTTATTTTTGCGAGGTTGATAATGCAAGCAAAAAAGCCAAATCGTACCCCTGTATCTTAGCCCGGTTGTTCCTTATTTTGATTGCGCCTTACGGCTTATCCGCTTGCGATCTACTTCTGTTAGATGCAATTTCCGAAGCCTTATATGTTTGGGAGTTATCTCAACCAATTCATCGTCCTCGATAAACTCAAGAGCAAACTCAAGGGTCATCTGCCGCGGAGGTATTAATGCAATTGCATCATCTTTACCTGAAGCTCGCATATTGGTTAGTTTCTTCCCGCGTAAGGCATTTACAATAAGATCAGTGCCTTTGTTGTTTACTCCAATTATCATTCCTTCATACAGTTTATCTCCTGGGTCAATAAATATTTCACCGCGTGCTTGTAGGTTAAAGAGCGCATATGCTACTGCATTGCCATTGTCATGTGAGATAAGGACGCCGCTCTGACGACTAGGCATCTCTCCTTTATAAGTTTGATATTCAAGAAAATTCTGATACATGATACCACTACCTCGGGTCATCACTAAAAACTCGCTCCTGAAGCCAATTAAGGCTCTTGAGGCGATAGTAAACTCCATACGGTGAGTACCAGAAGATGTTGTTTTTATGTCGCGCATCTGTGCTTTTCTGGATCCAATAGCTTGCATAACAGTACCCTGGTATGCATTCTCTAGCTCTATTATTACCTCTTCAACAGGTTCAAGCGTCTGACCGCCCATCTTCTTTAAGATAACCTCTGGTCTCGAGACTTCCATCTCATATCCTTCACGGCGCATCGTTTCAATTAAAATCTCAAGATGCAGCTCGCCACGCCCTGAGACTTTTAATCTCTCAGCTCCAACAACCTCTTCAACTTTAATGCCAACATTTATCATAGTCTCATGCTCAAGGCGCTCTCGGATATGTCGCGATGTTAAAAATCTGCCGCCATCTTTACCTGAGAGAGGGCTTGTATTATGAGAAAAATTCATAGATATTGTAGGCTCGTCTATCTTAATGGCAGGCAATCCTTTTGGATTATCAGCAGATGCAAGTGTCTCTCCAACTTCTACATCATCTATTCCGGAGATCAGTATAATATCTCCCGCCGTAGCTCTATTGTCCTCAACACGGACTAAGCCTTGGTATTTCATGATCTTAGTCGCTTTGCCTTTAGCAATGGTTCCATCACGTTTCACAAGTGCTACAGGATCCCCGACAGAGATAGATCCATGAGAAACCCGCCCGATAGCAATTCGCCCAACATAAGAGTCATAATCAAGCATTGTAACCAGCATCTGAAAAGGCAGATCAGGGTCAGCTATCGGCGGCAGCACCCTATGTAAGATAGTCTCAAGAAGAGGCTTCATAGAGTCTCTAGGTTCATCAAGATCAAGAGTTGCATAGCCATCCTTACCTGAGGCGTAAACAATCGGAAAATCAAGCTGTTCGTCAGTTGCATTCAGCTCGCAAAAAAGATCAAATGTCATACTTGCTACTTCATCCGGACGAGCATGAGGACGATCAAGCTTATTTACCACAAGTATTGGTTTTAAATGTAACTCCAGTGATTTCTTCAAAACAAATTTAGTCTGCGGCATGGGGCCCTCAAAGGCGTCAACAAGAAGAAGCACGCCATCAACCATTTTAAGAATACGTTCGACCTCACTGCCAAAATCAGCATGACCAGGTGTATCAACAATATTGAATTGGACCCCCTTGTACTGCAGAGAAGCGTTTTTAGAGAGAATAGTAATGCCTCTCTCTTTCTCAAGAGGATTTGAGTCCATTATGGTAGCCTCACCATCTTTAAAATCGTAGGCACCGGTATATTTGAGAAGAGCATCTACGAGGGTAGTCTTCCCGTGGTCAACATGTGCTATAATCGCTATGTTTCTTACGTCTTTTCTTCGTTTTTGATTTGACATTTTCTTTTATCTCTCCTTGTTCATTTTTAAACGATTTTTGGAATTGATAGACTCTATCATCAAAAATAATATCACTGTGAGTTATCGGGCTCTTAAGCAGTATCCCCTCTAAAGTCCTGCAGCGGCTGAGCGCTACGTAGGTTTGTCCATGTGTAAAGGCGCCAAAACCCATGTCTATAATAACATTGTTAAACGTTTGGCCTTGGCTTTTATGAATCGTTATA
It encodes the following:
- the typA gene encoding translational GTPase TypA, yielding MSNQKRRKDVRNIAIIAHVDHGKTTLVDALLKYTGAYDFKDGEATIMDSNPLEKERGITILSKNASLQYKGVQFNIVDTPGHADFGSEVERILKMVDGVLLLVDAFEGPMPQTKFVLKKSLELHLKPILVVNKLDRPHARPDEVASMTFDLFCELNATDEQLDFPIVYASGKDGYATLDLDEPRDSMKPLLETILHRVLPPIADPDLPFQMLVTMLDYDSYVGRIAIGRVSHGSISVGDPVALVKRDGTIAKGKATKIMKYQGLVRVEDNRATAGDIILISGIDDVEVGETLASADNPKGLPAIKIDEPTISMNFSHNTSPLSGKDGGRFLTSRHIRERLEHETMINVGIKVEEVVGAERLKVSGRGELHLEILIETMRREGYEMEVSRPEVILKKMGGQTLEPVEEVIIELENAYQGTVMQAIGSRKAQMRDIKTTSSGTHRMEFTIASRALIGFRSEFLVMTRGSGIMYQNFLEYQTYKGEMPSRQSGVLISHDNGNAVAYALFNLQARGEIFIDPGDKLYEGMIIGVNNKGTDLIVNALRGKKLTNMRASGKDDAIALIPPRQMTLEFALEFIEDDELVEITPKHIRLRKLHLTEVDRKRISRKAQSK